DNA sequence from the Candidatus Nanopelagicales bacterium genome:
CAGGTCTCCGGCGCCGAGGAGCACCCGGGCGACGAGACCCGGGAGGACGTCGCGCCCCCGGTCGACGTCGACGAGCTGGTCGACGCGGCCCGCGTCCGCGACGAGCGCTGGCAGAGCGTCATCGCCGCGTTCGGCGGCCCCGCCGCGGTGCCGCGGCTGTCCACCGGCAGCACGTTCGACGCCGACGTCGTGCTGGGACCGCACGACTGGGCGCTGCTGTGCAAGGTCGACGGCCGCCGGTCGCTGGCGACGCTGGCCGAGGAGTGCGGGTTCACCGTGCACGAAGCCGGCCAGATGCTGCAGGCGCTGGCCGACTCCGGCCTGGTCGAGGTCGACCGGGTCGAGGTCGACCGGGTCGAGGTCGACCGGGTCGCGCCGCCGACCCGCCCCGAGGCCGCCGCCGAGCTCCCGCCCGAGCCGGCACCGACCGCACCGGCGGCACCGGCGCAGCAGGCCCGACCGGAACCTCCCGCCGCGGCGGAGCCGCCGGACGAGCGGCTGGTCGAGCCGCCGGCCCAGCCGCCCGCACCCCCGCCCGCCCCGGCTGCCGAGCCACCGGCACCCGTCGAGCCACCGGCACCCGTCGAGCCGCCGGGATCCCTCGAGCCTCCGGGATCCCTCGAGCCGCCGGTACTGCCCGAGCCGGCACCCGCGCCCGAGCCGACGGCTCCGCCGCTGGCACCCGCCGCCGCGTACGACCCCGACGCTGCGCACGAGGCCTCCTCGCTGCTCACGGCGATGGTGCAGGAGGGCCCGCTGGCCGCCGAGCACCCGCAGGTCCCGCCCGCGCAGCCCGCGGCCGCCGCGGCGGACGCGGCCGCCCCGCCGCCCCCGCCGCCGGTGCCCACACCGCCCCCTGCGGCCCCGCTGGACCCCGCCGACGCGGCCGCGCTGCTGCGCGAGCTGTCCAGCCTCAGCGACGCGGACGAGGCACTGCCGAACGCGCCCCGGCCCGCCCCGCCTCGCCCGACACCGCCACCGGAGCCGCACAAGAAGAAGAAGCGCGGCTTCTTCGGCCACTGAGATGCGGGCGGTGGTGCAGCGGGCGGACGGCGCCCGCGTCGAGGTGGCGGGGGAGGTCGTCGGGTCCTTCGACGGACCAGGACTGGTCGTCCTCGTCGGCGTCACCCACGACGACACCGCCGAGGTCGCCCGCCGGCTGGCGGCCAAGGTGCACGACCTGCGGCTGTTCGAGTCCGCGCGGGTCCGCGCTGCCGACGGGCACGTCCCTCCCGACGGTCCCCGGGAGCTGTCCGCCTCCGACCTCGGGCTGCCGCTGCTCGTGATCAGCCAGTTCACGCTGTACGGCCAGACCCGCAAGGGCCGGCGACCCACCTGGGACGCGGCGGCCCCCGGCGACGTCGCCGCTCCGCTGGTCGACGAGGTGGTGGCCGAGCTGCGGCGCCGGGGCGCGCGGGTGGAGACCGGGGTGTTCGGCGCCGACATGCGGGTGTCGCTGACCAACGACGGCCCGGTCACCGTCTCCCTGGAGCTGTGACGTCGCCGTCGCGGCGGCTACCCCGCCGCGGCCCACCCTGTCGCGGCGGCTACCCCGCCGCGACCACGACCTCCTGGCCGGCCGGCACTCCGCCGGCCACCAGCACGGCGTCGGTGGGCGTGGCCCGGCGGACCACCGCCGTCGCGATCGGTCCCAGCTCGTGGTGCCGGGCGACCGAGCCCACCCACCCCACCTCGCGTCCGTCCAGCAGCACGGGGTCCGCGTGCCCGGGCAGCTCGCCGGTGCTGCCGTCGAGATGCAGCAGCACCAGCCGGCGCGGGGGCCGACCGAGGTTGTGCACCCGCGCCACCGCCTCCTGACCGCGGTAGCAGCCCTTGGCCAGGTGCACTGCCGGCCCGACCCAGCCCACCTCGTGCGGCAGGGTGCGATGGTCGGTCTCGAACCCCAGCCGCGGGACGGCGGCCGCGACCCGCAGCGCCTCCCGGGCCCAGGTCCCCGCGGGCGCCCCGGAGCCGGCCACCCGGTCGGCGACCGCAGCGCGGGGCACCAGCACCTCGCGGCCGGGGAACGCGGCCGGGCGCAGGGGCACGTACCGCGAGGCGTCCCCGCCACGATCCCGACCCGCGTCGACGCTGCCGGTCCCCGCGTAGTCCGGGGGCACCAGCCAGGTCACGCGGTCCGGATCCGGTCCGTCGACCGGCTCCGCCACGACGCCCCACGCGTCGGTGACGTCGGCGACCTCCACCCGCATCAGGAAGCGCATCGAGTCCAGGTACGCCGCGAGCGCCGGCGCAGTGCCCGGCTCCACCGTGATCCAGGTGGTCTGCCCGTCGTCGACGAGGTGCAGCTCGTGCTCGACGTGGCCGTGCGGACTGAGGATCAGCGCCAGCGCACTGTCCCCCGCACCCCACGTCTCCAGCGCCTGCGTCGTCAGGCTGTGCAGCCAGCCGGCCCGGTCGGGTCCGGTGACCGTGAGCACGCCGCGGTGGGACAGGTCGACCGCGCCCGCGCCCGCAGCGAGGGACCGCTGCTCGCGGTGCGGGTCCCCGTAGTGCCACGGCACTCCCGCGTCCGGGCTGCCGTCGGGGGGCGGGCAGGCGCCGGGCAGCGCCAGCGTGGCCGACGGGGGACGTGTCGCGGTGCGGTCGGTCATACGGACGTCAACGACCCGGACCCGTCCCGGTCTTCCCGGCACAGTCGCGGCAGATGCCGTGCACGGACACGTGGGTCACGTCCGTGACGAAGCCGCGCCGCTCCAGCAGTGCCTGGCAGAACGGCTCGGCGACGGCCGCCTCGACGCTCTCCACCCGCCCGCACCGGTCGCAGACCAGGTGGATGTGCGCCTCCTCCTCGACCGTGTGGTAGGTCGGTGCGCCGTGCCCGATGTGCGCGTGCGTGACCAGGCCGACGTCCTCGAGCACCTCGAGGGTCCGGTACACCGTCGACAGGTTCACGCCGGTGGCGGTGCGCTGGACCTCCGCGAGGATCTCGTCCGGCGTGCCGTGCCGCAGCTGGTTGACGGCCTCGAGCACCAGCTGGCGCTGGGGGGTGATCCGGTAGCCCCCGGCCCGCAACCGCCGGTCCCAGTCGTCGGTTCCCGCCATGGCCGTCCGCCGGTCCGGTCAGTCCTGCGCCGGGCGCAGCCGCGCCGACAGGTGGTTCTGCAGCGGCTGCCCGACCGCGGCCATGTCGTAGGTCCAGAGCAGATCGCCCTCGACCAGTCCGAAGAGCCGGTGCCCGGCCTCGTACGGCTTGGCCGACTCGGTCCGGGCGACCAGGTCGGTGCGCAGCTCCGCCCGCGCGCCGGTGATCACGTCGCCGGTGATCTCGGTGACCTCGACCCGGCCGTACCAGATCTCCACGTACCCGGTGGGGTGCGTCAGCGTCACCTCGACCCGGTTGTCCGGGCGGGGCCGCCAGAACCCGGTCTCGGTGGCGGTGGGCCGGACCCGCTGTCCGTCGTCGTCGAGCAGCCAGCTGCGCGACCAGTAGCTCAGGAAGGGGCGGCCGTCGGTGCTGAACTGCACCTCCTGCGCGAAGCGGAAGTCGTCGATGGTGGGGTACTGGCCCAGCCCGACCCCCATCCAGCGGCCGATCAGCCACGACAGCGGCAGTAGCTCCGCGGGCAGGTCGGGGCGCGAGGACTCGGCCGACCCGTCGGCCGCGGCCCCGCCGGGCACGGTCAGCCCTGGCCCTTGTAGAGCTTGTAGACGACGTACGCCGAGAACCAGACGATGACCAGCACGGCCAGGACGAGCAGACCGGTGTAGAAGAGCTCGACGGCGTCCACGGCCGCGAGTCTAGCCAGCCGTCAGCGGGTGGCAGCCCGAGGCGCCCGGACCCGTCGGGCGAGCAGGTACACCTCGCAGCCCAGGCAGTAGCCGAATGCCGCGTTGAGGAACGCGGCCGCCAGTGCCAGTCCGACCGCGGCAGTGGCGACCACCGTGGCCCCGGCCAGCAGGGCGAGCAGCGCCGCCAGCGCGAACGCCAGACCCACCGCCTGGGCGAACCGCGGTGGCGCGGCGGCCTCCAGCTCGACCGGGGGACCCAGCCGCGGGCGCACCAGGCGCCGGAAGACGATGCCGTACGGCTGGGCGCCGAGCCCGACCAGCGCGCCGAGGGCGAAGACGACGGTCTGGGCGGCCAGCAGGGCCACGCCCGCCGCTGCGGGCAGCCAGACCAGGGACAGGGCGAGCACGACGGTGGTGACGGCCGCGCCGAAGCGCGGACCACGGGGGTCGATCTGCACGGGGGACTCCGGGAGGTGTCGGTGGGGACGGGTCGGCGGCGGGCGACCCGGCACCGACGGCGCCGCGGTCGCTCAGGAGCGCCGACAGACCGCTGAGGCGACGTGGCCGTGGTCCACGGCCCGGCGCCGAGTGAGGACGGTCCCGGTCATGACGGCGGACCGTACCCGCGCCGCGCCGGTCGGAGAAACCCGCGTCCGCATGCTGGAATCCGTTGTGTCAGTTGCGAAGTCCTCGCAGGAGGGACTGCCGTGCAGGTCACAGCACCTCGCCCAGCGCCGCGATGACGTCGGCCTTGCGCGGCAGGCCGGAGGCCCGCTTGCGCAACGCGCCGTCGCGGTCGAGGACCAGCACCGTCGGGGTGCGCAGGACGTCGAAGCGGCGGACCAGGTCCAGGTGGGACTCGGCGTCGATCTCGACGTGGGCGACGCCGGGGACCATCCCTGCGATCTCGTCCAGCACCCGGTGCGTCGCGCGGCAGGGGGCGCAGAACGCGGTCGAGAACTGCACCAGCGTGGCCCGCTCCCCCAGCGGACCACCGAGGTCGGCCGCGCTGAGCCGCTCCCCGCCGTGGTGCGCGGCGTCCGGGCTGTCCACAGCCACCGGGGCGGCATCGTCAGGCACCGGGACCGGCGCGCCCGCGGGTGGCACCGCGACCGGGCCGGCTGTCGGGACGTCGCGGACCCGGCCGTCGGTGGCGCGGCGCCACAGCCCGAACGCGGTCGCCGCCGCGAGCACCGCGAGGACCACCCACACACCGGTCATGACGCTCGCCAACGCGGGGAGGGCAGCGCGTTGTTCCCGGTCCGCATCCGCGCCCACAGCCCCATCCGGTCCAGCAGCTCCGCCGGGATCGCGGCCTCCGCGTGCCCGAAGCCGTGCTCCCACCACAGCTCCGCGACGTCCGCCCCGGCCGCGCGGGTGGCCGCGGTGTGCAGCGCGGTCGCGTGCTCCTGCGGGAAGAACCGGTCCTGGTCGCCGTGCACCACGAGCAGCGGCGTACGGCCGAGGAGGGCGGCGGCCTCCACCGGCGGGATGGGCGGCGGATCCGGCCAGGGCGGCCGGTCCAGCCGGGTGCGCAGCGCGGTGCGGACGACCGCCCGGCCCACGCGGCTGTCCACGGCGCGGTGCAGCCGCCGCATCACCGGGGTGCCGCGGTAGTACCAGTACGCCGGCCCGCTCACGCTGATGACGGCGTCGGTCCCGCCGTGCAGGGCAGCGTGCCGGACCACCACCGAGCCGCCCATGGAGAAGCCGACGGTGACCACCGTCGGATAGCCGAGCAGCCGCGCCCACCGCAGCGCCGCGTCGACGTCGAGGACCTCGAGGTGACCCAGGGTGGACCGCCCGCCGGAGGCGCCGTGGCCGCGCAGGTCGACGGCCACGACCCCGGCGTACGGGGCCAGCCCCTCGACCACCCGCAGCACCGCGGGGCGTCGCCACGAGCCGGAGAACCCGTGCGCGAGCACCACGGCGACGTCGGAGGGACCGCGGCGGTGCGCGGCCGATAGGGGGATCCCGTCGTCGGTGACGAGGGTGCGCCGCTCCAGGTGGGCCGCGGGGTCGGTCCGCATGGTGGGCTATTGTCCTGGGTGGGGATCCGGGCGACGACGCCTCCGGGTCCCCGGTGTGCTTTCCGGGCCCCACCGGGCCCCCGAGCGAGGAGGTGCGGCGTGCGGCTGCTGCTGCTCACGCACTCGGTCGAGCCGTCGGCGGAGGTGCTGCCCGCGCTGGGCCTGCTGGCCCACCACGTGCGGATCCTGCCCGCCGAGGTCGGTGCCCTGATCGACGCTCCCCCGTGCGACCTGATCCTGGTGGACGGCCGACGCGACCTGCCGCAGGTGCGCAGCCTGTGCCGGCTGGTCCGCCAGACCGGCGTGGAGGTCCCCCTGGTGCTGGTCGCGACCGAGGGCGGCCTGGCCGCCGTCCACGTCGACTGGGGCATCGACGAGGTGCTGTTGGACTCCGCCGGCCCGGCCGAGGTGGAGGCGCGGCTGCGGCTCGCGGTCGGGCGGCTGGCCCAGGCCGAGGGCGGCCGCGGCGACGAGCCGGACCAGATCCGCAGCGGGGAGCTCGTGGTCGACGAGGCCACCTACACGGCGCGCCTGAAGGGCCGGGCCCTGGACCTGACGTTCAAGGAGTTCGAGCTGCTGAAGTTCCTCGCCCAGCACCCCGGCCGGGTCTTCACCCGGGCCCAGCTGCTGCAGGAGGTCTGGGGCTACGACTACTTCGGCGGCACCCGCACGGTCGACGTGCACGTCCGCCGGCTGCGGGCCAAGCTCGGCGTCGAGCACGAGCAGCTGATCGGCACCGTCCGCAACGTGGGCTACCGGTTCGTGCCCGAGCGCACCGACGAGGCGACCCGCGCCACCCTGGCCGACGACGAGACGGACCGCACGGACGCCCGGGCCGCGGACGGGGACCCCGTGCCCGGCGCCGCGTGGGCCACGGCGTCGGCTCCGGGGGCCTCCCGGCCGGCACGCCGGTGACCCCCGGGCCCGCGGCCCCCCTGCGCACCGAGGTCCTCACCCGGCTCGACCCGGTCGAGGTGGACCGCGTCGCCCTGCTCATCGAGCGGGTGACCGAGGCCGACGGGGTGCGCCCGCTGTCCGAGCACGTGATGCTGCACCTGCGCTACGGCGGCGACTACGACGTGCGGCACGTCCTCGTCTGGGCCGACGAGCCGACGGGTGAGGAGCTGGCCGGCTACGGCCACCTCGACGTCACCGACCCGGTCGAGGGCCCCAGCGCCGAGCTCGCGGTGAGCCCCCGCTACCGGCGTCGCCACGTCGGCCGGCGGATCGTCGAGACCCTGCTCGGGGAGACCTCCGACGGCGCCATGCGACTGTGGGCGCACGGGGAGCAGGCCGCGTCCGGCCGGCTGGCGCGGGCCATGGGCTTCCAGCGGACGCGGGTGCTGTGGCAGATGCGGCGGTCGCTGTACGCCCCGCTGCCCCGCCCGGCCCTGCCCCCCGGGGTCTCGCTGCGCACCTTCGAGGTCGGCCGGGACGAGGCGGAGTGGGTCCGCCTGAACGCCCGGGCGTTCGTCGAGCTGCCCGACCAGGGCGGCTGGACCGAGCAGGACCTGTGCCGGCGGATGCAGGAGCCGTGGTTCGACCCCCACGGGTTCCTGGTGGCAGAGCGCGACGGGCGGATGGTCGGCTTCCACTGGACGAAGGTGCACGGCGGGGAGGTGCACGTCCACGGCGACGGCGGGGCGGACGACCCGCCGCACGTCCACCTGGAGCACGGGCACGAGCCGATCGGCGAGGTCTATGTCGTCGGCGTGGACCCCGACGAGCAGGGCCACGGCCTCGGCCGGGCGCTGACCGTCGCCGGGCTGCAGCACCTGCGGGGGATCGGCCTGCCCGCCGCGATGCTGTACGTCGACGCCACGAACATCCCCGCGATCCGGGTGTACGAGGGCCTGGGGTTCACCCGCTGGGACACCGACGTGCTGTACCGCCGCTGACCGACCTCGGACAGGCCGGAGGGCCCCTCACGGGACCCCCACCCTGTGGGACGATCACCGCCATGAGTACCGACGAGCTCACGGTGGCCGCGGTGCCCGCCGTCGCCCCCGAGCCCGAGTCGGAGGAGTCCCCCGCCGAGGCTCTCCCCGCGGACCGGTTCCTGGACCGGGAGATCTCCTGGCTGGCCTTCAACCAGCGGGTGCTCGAGCTCGCCGAGGACCCCGACCTGCCGGTGCTCGACCGGGCCAAGTTCCTCGCCATCTTCGCCAGCAACCTCGACGAGTTCTTCATGGTCCGCGTCGCCGGCCTCAAGCGCCGGATCGCGACCGGGATCGCCGTCCGGGCCGCCAGCGGGCTGACCCCCCGGGAGGTGCTCGAGGCCATCCTCGAGCGCAGCCACAAGCTGATGCTGCGGCAGGCCGAGGACTTCCGGCGCGAGGTGCTGCCGGAGCTGGCCGACAAGGGCATCGAGATCCTGCGCTGGGACGGCCTCACCGAGCTCGAGCGCTCCGAGGTCTCCGTGCTCTTCCGCGAGCGGGTGTTCCCGGTGCTCACGCCGCTGGCCGTGGATCCGTCCCACCCGTTCCCGTACATCAGCGGGCTGTCGCTGAACCTGGCCGTCGTGGTGCGCAACCCGGCCACCGGGACCGAGCTGTTCGCACGGGTCAAGGTCCCCCCGCTGCTCGACCGGTTCATCCACCTCGGGCACGAGCGATTCGTCCCCCTCGAGGACGTGATCGCCGCCCACCTCGGCGAGCTGTTCCCGGGCATGGAGGTGCTGCAGCACCACACCTTCCGGGTGACCCGCAACGAGGACCTCGAGGTCGAGGAGGACGACGCGGAGAACCTGCTCAAGGCGCTGGAGCGGGAGCTCACCCGCCGCCGGTTCGGCCCGCCGGTGCGGCTGGAGGTCGAGCAGTCGATCGACCCGTACGTGCTGGACCTGCTGGTCAGCGAGCTCGGTGTCTCGGAGCAGGAGGTCTTCCGGCTGCCCGGGCCGCTGGACCTGACCGGCCTGTGGGGCATCTACGCGCTGGACCGGCCGGACCTCAAGCAGACCCCGTTCGTGCCCAAGACCAGCCGGGAGCTGTCCGAGGTCGAGACCGCGTCGCCCCCGGACGTGCTGGACGTGATGCGTCAGCGGGACGTCCTCGTGCACCATCCGTACGACTCGTTCTCCACCAGCGTGCAGCGCTTCCTGGAGCAGGCCGCCGCGGACCCGCACGTGCTGGCGATCAAGCAGACGCTCTACCGCACCAGCGGCGACTCCCCCATCGTCGACGCGCTCATCGACGCGGCCGAGGCCGGCAAGCAGGTGCTCGCGCTGGTCGAGATCAAGGCCCGGTTCGACGAGCAGGCCAACATCTCCTGGGGCCGCAAGCTGGAGCAGGCGGGCGTCCACGTCGTCTACGGCCTGGTCGGGCTGAAGACCCACTGCAAGCTGTCGATGGTCGTGCGCGACGACGGCGACGTGCTGCGCCGCTACTGCCACCTCGGCACCGGCAACTACCACCCCAAGACGGCCCGGCTGTACGAGGACTACGGGCTGCTCACCACCGACCCGGTCGTCGGGGAGGACGTGGCCCGGCTGTTCAACGTGCTGTCGGGCTACTCGATGAGCACCGAGTACGACCGGCTGCTGGTGGCGCCGCACTCGATCCGGATCGGGCTGGTGGAGCGGATCGAGCGCGAGATCGAGCACCACCGTGCCGGGCGCCCCGCGCGGATCCGCTTCAAGTGCAACTCGATCGTGGACGAGCGCATCACCGACGCGCTCTACCGCGCCTCCCAGGCCGGGGTGCCGGTCGACATCTGGGTGCGCGGCATCTGTGCGGTCCGGCCGGGCGTGCCGGGGCTCAGCGACAACATCCGGGTGACCAGCATCCTCGGTCGCTTCCTGGAGCACTCGCGTGCCTACGAGTTCCTCAACGGCGGCGACCCGGAGGTGTGGATCGGCTCGGCGGACCTCATGCACCGCAACCTGGACCGCCGGGTCGAGACCCTGGTGTCCCTGGGGGCTCCGGAGCACATCGAGGAGATCTCGAACCTGTTCGACTTCGCGCTGGACCCCCGCACCGCGTCCTGGCACCTCAGCGCCGACGGGAGCTGGGAGCGCCGGCTGCGCGACCAGGAGGGTGAGCCGCTGGTCGACTACCAGGAGACACTGATCCGGCTCAAGCAGGTGCGGGGGAAGCACAAGTGACGAAGCCGACCGAGGACCCGGACCCGGCGGAGCCCGACCGTCCCGAGGTCGTGCGCGAGGTCGAGCGCAAGCTGCGCGTCGGCGACGACTTCGCGCTGCCGGAGCTGGCCGGGGCGGTGAAGGGCGTCGCTAC
Encoded proteins:
- a CDS encoding DUF4395 domain-containing protein → MQIDPRGPRFGAAVTTVVLALSLVWLPAAAGVALLAAQTVVFALGALVGLGAQPYGIVFRRLVRPRLGPPVELEAAAPPRFAQAVGLAFALAALLALLAGATVVATAAVGLALAAAFLNAAFGYCLGCEVYLLARRVRAPRAATR
- a CDS encoding response regulator transcription factor is translated as MRLLLLTHSVEPSAEVLPALGLLAHHVRILPAEVGALIDAPPCDLILVDGRRDLPQVRSLCRLVRQTGVEVPLVLVATEGGLAAVHVDWGIDEVLLDSAGPAEVEARLRLAVGRLAQAEGGRGDEPDQIRSGELVVDEATYTARLKGRALDLTFKEFELLKFLAQHPGRVFTRAQLLQEVWGYDYFGGTRTVDVHVRRLRAKLGVEHEQLIGTVRNVGYRFVPERTDEATRATLADDETDRTDARAADGDPVPGAAWATASAPGASRPARR
- a CDS encoding RNA degradosome polyphosphate kinase, which translates into the protein MSTDELTVAAVPAVAPEPESEESPAEALPADRFLDREISWLAFNQRVLELAEDPDLPVLDRAKFLAIFASNLDEFFMVRVAGLKRRIATGIAVRAASGLTPREVLEAILERSHKLMLRQAEDFRREVLPELADKGIEILRWDGLTELERSEVSVLFRERVFPVLTPLAVDPSHPFPYISGLSLNLAVVVRNPATGTELFARVKVPPLLDRFIHLGHERFVPLEDVIAAHLGELFPGMEVLQHHTFRVTRNEDLEVEEDDAENLLKALERELTRRRFGPPVRLEVEQSIDPYVLDLLVSELGVSEQEVFRLPGPLDLTGLWGIYALDRPDLKQTPFVPKTSRELSEVETASPPDVLDVMRQRDVLVHHPYDSFSTSVQRFLEQAAADPHVLAIKQTLYRTSGDSPIVDALIDAAEAGKQVLALVEIKARFDEQANISWGRKLEQAGVHVVYGLVGLKTHCKLSMVVRDDGDVLRRYCHLGTGNYHPKTARLYEDYGLLTTDPVVGEDVARLFNVLSGYSMSTEYDRLLVAPHSIRIGLVERIEREIEHHRAGRPARIRFKCNSIVDERITDALYRASQAGVPVDIWVRGICAVRPGVPGLSDNIRVTSILGRFLEHSRAYEFLNGGDPEVWIGSADLMHRNLDRRVETLVSLGAPEHIEEISNLFDFALDPRTASWHLSADGSWERRLRDQEGEPLVDYQETLIRLKQVRGKHK
- a CDS encoding Fur family transcriptional regulator, which produces MAGTDDWDRRLRAGGYRITPQRQLVLEAVNQLRHGTPDEILAEVQRTATGVNLSTVYRTLEVLEDVGLVTHAHIGHGAPTYHTVEEEAHIHLVCDRCGRVESVEAAVAEPFCQALLERRGFVTDVTHVSVHGICRDCAGKTGTGPGR
- a CDS encoding FABP family protein, which translates into the protein MPGGAAADGSAESSRPDLPAELLPLSWLIGRWMGVGLGQYPTIDDFRFAQEVQFSTDGRPFLSYWSRSWLLDDDGQRVRPTATETGFWRPRPDNRVEVTLTHPTGYVEIWYGRVEVTEITGDVITGARAELRTDLVARTESAKPYEAGHRLFGLVEGDLLWTYDMAAVGQPLQNHLSARLRPAQD
- the dtd gene encoding D-aminoacyl-tRNA deacylase, encoding MRAVVQRADGARVEVAGEVVGSFDGPGLVVLVGVTHDDTAEVARRLAAKVHDLRLFESARVRAADGHVPPDGPRELSASDLGLPLLVISQFTLYGQTRKGRRPTWDAAAPGDVAAPLVDEVVAELRRRGARVETGVFGADMRVSLTNDGPVTVSLEL
- a CDS encoding alpha/beta fold hydrolase, with amino-acid sequence MRTDPAAHLERRTLVTDDGIPLSAAHRRGPSDVAVVLAHGFSGSWRRPAVLRVVEGLAPYAGVVAVDLRGHGASGGRSTLGHLEVLDVDAALRWARLLGYPTVVTVGFSMGGSVVVRHAALHGGTDAVISVSGPAYWYYRGTPVMRRLHRAVDSRVGRAVVRTALRTRLDRPPWPDPPPIPPVEAAALLGRTPLLVVHGDQDRFFPQEHATALHTAATRAAGADVAELWWEHGFGHAEAAIPAELLDRMGLWARMRTGNNALPSPRWRAS
- a CDS encoding folate-binding protein, with product MTDRTATRPPSATLALPGACPPPDGSPDAGVPWHYGDPHREQRSLAAGAGAVDLSHRGVLTVTGPDRAGWLHSLTTQALETWGAGDSALALILSPHGHVEHELHLVDDGQTTWITVEPGTAPALAAYLDSMRFLMRVEVADVTDAWGVVAEPVDGPDPDRVTWLVPPDYAGTGSVDAGRDRGGDASRYVPLRPAAFPGREVLVPRAAVADRVAGSGAPAGTWAREALRVAAAVPRLGFETDHRTLPHEVGWVGPAVHLAKGCYRGQEAVARVHNLGRPPRRLVLLHLDGSTGELPGHADPVLLDGREVGWVGSVARHHELGPIATAVVRRATPTDAVLVAGGVPAGQEVVVAAG
- the mshD gene encoding mycothiol synthase → MTPGPAAPLRTEVLTRLDPVEVDRVALLIERVTEADGVRPLSEHVMLHLRYGGDYDVRHVLVWADEPTGEELAGYGHLDVTDPVEGPSAELAVSPRYRRRHVGRRIVETLLGETSDGAMRLWAHGEQAASGRLARAMGFQRTRVLWQMRRSLYAPLPRPALPPGVSLRTFEVGRDEAEWVRLNARAFVELPDQGGWTEQDLCRRMQEPWFDPHGFLVAERDGRMVGFHWTKVHGGEVHVHGDGGADDPPHVHLEHGHEPIGEVYVVGVDPDEQGHGLGRALTVAGLQHLRGIGLPAAMLYVDATNIPAIRVYEGLGFTRWDTDVLYRR
- a CDS encoding thioredoxin family protein, translated to MTGVWVVLAVLAAATAFGLWRRATDGRVRDVPTAGPVAVPPAGAPVPVPDDAAPVAVDSPDAAHHGGERLSAADLGGPLGERATLVQFSTAFCAPCRATHRVLDEIAGMVPGVAHVEIDAESHLDLVRRFDVLRTPTVLVLDRDGALRKRASGLPRKADVIAALGEVL